From Streptomyces sp. NBC_00690, a single genomic window includes:
- a CDS encoding phosphorothioated DNA-binding restriction endonuclease, with protein sequence MDASSTQWVNSFSSLRQWARGGERAPHKPLLLLYALARFQRGAAESLRYSEVESDLRRLLAEFGPARRTTPAYPFHHLQSDGLWVVRTDSGEGSPGTGERALRESGAAGRLAPELRAALAADPELVHRLVGVLLERHFAPSLYEDIVAATGWEPAGPLVHGDDAFGVAYTLGMRQLRHGAGAMRTRVLDAYGGRCAFCGFDGRIGERPVGLEAAHVRWWAFDGPNDVSNGLCLCTLHHRLFDKGVLGLSAELRIIVSQRFAGHSEAARTQVLDLAGRSLNGPGDHTAVVAPAHVRWHTAQVYQG encoded by the coding sequence GTGGATGCGTCGTCGACACAGTGGGTCAATAGCTTCAGCTCGTTGCGCCAATGGGCCAGGGGCGGCGAGCGAGCTCCGCATAAACCCCTGTTGTTGCTGTACGCGTTGGCCCGATTCCAGCGCGGCGCTGCGGAGTCGCTGCGGTACTCGGAGGTGGAATCGGATCTGCGCCGGTTGCTGGCCGAGTTCGGTCCGGCACGACGCACCACCCCCGCGTATCCGTTCCACCATCTCCAGAGCGACGGACTATGGGTGGTGCGCACCGACAGCGGTGAAGGTAGCCCCGGTACCGGGGAGCGGGCTCTGAGGGAGAGCGGGGCCGCAGGTCGACTGGCACCCGAACTCAGGGCGGCACTGGCGGCCGACCCCGAACTGGTGCACCGTTTGGTGGGCGTCCTGCTTGAGCGGCATTTCGCTCCGTCGTTGTACGAGGACATCGTGGCTGCCACCGGGTGGGAGCCCGCAGGGCCGCTGGTGCACGGGGACGATGCGTTCGGTGTGGCGTACACCCTCGGGATGCGGCAACTGCGCCACGGGGCCGGCGCCATGCGTACACGCGTCCTGGACGCCTACGGCGGGCGATGCGCGTTCTGCGGGTTCGACGGTCGGATCGGTGAGCGGCCGGTTGGCCTGGAGGCCGCCCATGTGCGCTGGTGGGCGTTCGACGGACCGAACGACGTGTCCAACGGACTGTGTCTGTGCACGCTGCACCATCGGCTCTTCGACAAGGGGGTACTCGGCCTCTCCGCGGAGCTTCGCATCATCGTCTCCCAACGCTTCGCGGGACACAGCGAGGCCGCCCGTACCCAGGTCCTCGACCTCGCGGGGCGGTCGCTCAACGGCCCGGGCGACCACACGGCCGTGGTCGCTCCCGCCCATGTCCGGTGGCACACCGCGCAGGTCTACCAAGGGTGA